GTTTTTCCTCTATGCTTAGCACCTTACCGTCTTTGTCGAACTCCACAACGCCATAACGTTCGGGATCGTTTACGTTATAACCAAACACAACGCTTCGGCGCTCCTTCTTCACAATCTCAACACTTCGATGAAGCATGCCCGAAAGTCCGTATCCGTAGAAAATGTTATCGCCAAGAACAAGGCAAACATCGTCGTTTCCGATAAACTCTTCGCCAAGAATAAATGCCTGCGCCAAACCATCTGGCGAAGGCTGCACCTTATACTGAAAGTTTACTCCGAATTGACTACCATCGCCAAGGAGTTCCTGGAAACGAGGCGTATCTTGGGGGGTAGATATAATAAGGATGTCGCGAATTCCGGCAAGCATTAGCACCGAAATGGGATAGTAAACCATCGGCTTATCGTAAATAGGAAGGAGTTGCTTCGATATCGTTTGGGTGATTGGGTAAAGGCGCGTTCCGCTTCCACCTGCGAGTACTATTCCTTTCATGTTTAGGCGTTTTTTTTATCGGTTAGTTCAACATGCACCTCAAGAGCTGCAAAT
This window of the uncultured Acetobacteroides sp. genome carries:
- the rfbA gene encoding glucose-1-phosphate thymidylyltransferase RfbA encodes the protein MKGIVLAGGSGTRLYPITQTISKQLLPIYDKPMVYYPISVLMLAGIRDILIISTPQDTPRFQELLGDGSQFGVNFQYKVQPSPDGLAQAFILGEEFIGNDDVCLVLGDNIFYGYGLSGMLHRSVEIVKKERRSVVFGYNVNDPERYGVVEFDKDGKVLSIEEKPKDPKSSYAVVGLYFYTNDVIQVAKNVKPSARGELEITSVNQEYLNRGMLNVELMGRGFAWLDTGTHKSMLEASQFIETIEERQGLKVACLEEIAYNKGYISAEQVKTLAEPMAKNQYGQYLLRLVK